A window of the Sardina pilchardus chromosome 21, fSarPil1.1, whole genome shotgun sequence genome harbors these coding sequences:
- the LOC134069394 gene encoding protocadherin gamma-A11-like, giving the protein MCTKGIARQVLLFALVFFLSTVHGQVSYSIPEEMAVGSVVGNIAQDLGLELKRLKSGRARVYAGDSTEYIELNKDRGLLAIKERIDREALCGQTTPCALHFQIILDNPMELYRVTVEITDVNDNAPTFGNSERRFEILETAVVGSKFLLDKAMDLDIGINGLQRYILKPTDNFALKLHSQADSSKKVEMILQKPLDREKQENISLLLTAVDGGEPLMSGTVKIHVTVLDANDNAPVFTKAVYKTIITENSPKGTVLTTVRAYDPDKGLNGQVNYLIPSGLHGMSHLFRVDENGDVILVGDIDYETARHYEIDVEAVDKGGLSDSCKITVDVVDVNDNNPTINIISKSTSVNEDSVAGTVIAMVSVNDPDSEKNGRVHCVMGDHIPFAIKSTSNGFYSIVTESALDRETDSSYNISVTCSDEGVPSLSSSVTLALQVSDVNDNAPAFEKNSYAATIVENNTPGLSIFTIKALDADWKQNARVSYILDESSTNGVSISSYVSVDAETGVIRAVRSFDYEQMKDFVFRVKAQDGGSPPLSSNVSVKITIQDQNDNAPQVLYPVHTSGSLVAEMVPRSADVGYLVTKVVAVDVDSGQNAWLSYKLQKMTDRALFEVGAQNGEIRTIRQVTDKDAVKQKLTVIVEDNGQPARTVTVNVNVAVADSFPEVLSEFTDFMQDKEYNDNLTFYLVLALAVVSFLFIVSIIAILSVKCYRWRRERMFYKSNGNLPVIPYYPPLYADAGSTGTMQRVYNYELYRTTDSRKSDVKYGGPCSQSIISLDTGGSQTLPHVQRDSMSTEDFQDQQFMQN; this is encoded by the exons ATGTGTACAAAAGGAATCGCACGGCAAGTACTATTGTTTGCTTTGGTCTTCTTTCTTAGCACCGTCCACGGACAGGTCAGTTACTCTATTCCGGAGGAGATGGCTGTTGGCTCTGTGGTCGGTAACATAGCACAGGATTTAGGATTGGAACTGAAAAGACTGAAATCCGGCAGAGCTCGAGTTTATGCTGGAGACAGCACCGAATACATCGAGCTGAATAAAGACAGGGGCCTCCTCGCCATCAAAGAGAGAATAGACCGAGAGGCATTATGCGGCCAGACTACGCCTTGCGCTCTTCACTTTCAGATTATTTTGGACAATCCCATGGAATTGTACAGAGTGACTGTAGAGATTACCGATGTAAATGATAATGCACCAACTTTCGGAAATAGCGAGAGACGTTTTGAAATACTCGAAACAGCAGTGGTGGGATCAAAATTCCTATTGGATAAAGCGATGGATTTAGATATTGGCATCAATGGCCTTCAACGCTACATACTAAAACCAACAGATAATTTCGCTTTGAAACTACATAGTCAAGCAGATAGCAGTAAAAAGGTGGAAATGATTTTACAGAAGCCTCTAGATCgagaaaaacaagagaacaTATCACTGCTGTTAACAGCAGTGGATGGTGGAGAGCCCTTAATGTCGGGGACAGTAAAAATACACGTCACTGTGCTGGATGCAAACGACAATGCGCCAGTTTTCACTAAGGCTGTGTACAAGACCATTATAACTGAAAATTCGCCTAAAGGAACCGTCTTAACCACTGTACGTGCTTACGACCCAGATAAAGGACTGAATGGGCAAGTTAACTATTTAATTCCCAGTGGTCTTCATGGTATGTCCCATTTGTTCCGTGTAGATGAAAATGGCGACGTGATATTAGTGGGAGATATCGACTATGAAACAGCCAGGCATTACGAGATTGATGTAGAGGCAGTGGATAAGGGCGGGCTATCCGATTCATGTAAGATAACCGTAGACGTTGTTGACGTTAATGATAACAACCCGACTATTAATATAATCTCAAAATCCACTTCAGTTAATGAAGACTCAGTCGCAGGCACAGTTATAGCAATGGTTAGTGTCAATGATCCAGATTCTGAAAAGAATGGTCGAGTTCACTGCGTTATGGGTGATCACATCCCTTTCGCTATTAAATCAACTTCCAACGGATTTTATAGCATCGTTACTGAGAGTGCATTGGACCGTGAAACAGACTCCAGTTATAACATTAGCGTGACTTGTTCAGATGAAGGAGTGCCCTCGCTCTCTAGCAGCGTCACTCTCGCTTTGCAGGTGTCTGATGTAAATGATAATGCGCCTGCTTTTGAAAAAAACTCATATGCTGCAACCATTGTGGAAAATAACACACCGGGCCTTTCAATATTTACTATTAAGGCTTTAGACGCAGATTGGAAGCAGAATGCCCGCGTATCGTATATTTTAGATGAATCGTCGACGAATGGAGTGTCTATCTCCTCATATGTGTCTGTCGATGCTGAAACGGGGGTCATTCGTGCCGTGCGCTCTTTCGATTATGAGCAGATGAAGGACTTTGTGTTCCGCGTAAAAGCGCAAGACGGAGGATCTCCTCCGCTAAGCAGCAATGTTAGTGTTAAAATAACTATTCAAGATCAGAACGACaacgcaccgcaggtgctctaTCCCGTACACACTAGTGGCTCCCTGGTGGCTGAAATGGTGCCTCGGTCAGCAGATGTTGGCTATCTCGTCACCAAAGTGGTGGCTGTCGATGTAGATTCTGGACAGAATGCCTGGCTCTCTTATAAACTACAGAAAATGACGGACAGGGCCTTGTTCGAAGTTGGTGCTCAGAATGGAGAAATAAGAACTATTCGTCAAGTCACTGACAAGGATGCCGTGAAACAAAAGCTAACTGTTATAGTGGAGGACAACGGACAGCCAGCTCGCACGGTGACTGTGAATGTTAATGTGGCGGTGGCTGACAGCTTCCCTGAGGTGCTGTCAGAGTTCACAGACTTCATGCAGGATAAGGAGTACAACGACAACCTGACGTTTTACCTGGTGTTGGCTTTGGCCGTAGTTTCATTCCTCTTCATTGTATCCATCATAGCCATTCTGTCAGTGAAATGTTACAGATGGAGACGTGAGAGGATGTTTTATAAGTCCAATGGAAATCTCCCTGTTATTCCGTATTATCCACCTCTTTACGCGGACGCGGGTAGCACAGGAACAATGCAACGAGTTTACAATTACGAGCTGTACAGAACAACTGACTCGAGAAAGAGTGATGTGAAATATGGAGGTCCTTGTAGTCAAAGCATCATTAGTCTGGACACGGGTGGATCACAAACACTTCCTCATGTGCAGAGAGACAGCATGAGCACTGAAGACTTTCAAGACCAG CAGTTCATGCAAAACTAG
- the LOC134069392 gene encoding protocadherin gamma-A11-like, with translation MALQVLLFLSVILLGSVHGQVSYSIAEEMAKGSVVGNIAQDLGLDLKRLKSGKARVFTADSTEYIELNKDRGMLLIKERIDREALCAQTTPCALHFEIILENPMELYRVTVEITDVNDNAPAFKNSEKRFEISESAVVGSKFVLDKAMDLDIGINGLQSYTLKPTDNFALKLHNQADGSKKVEMILKRPLDREKEENISLLLTAIDGGEPLMSGTVQIYITVLDVNDNAPVFTKPVYKSVIPEDSKKGTLVTSISASDADKGSNGQVSYLISNSLDGVSDLFHIEENGDIVLMGQVDYETAKYYQIDIEAVDKGGLSDSSKIIVDITDVNDNSPVITVVSQSISVNEDSPISTVTAMIRVNDPDSDKNGEVHCGINDNIPYAIKSTSNGFYSIVTDSALDRETDSEYNITVTCSDEGVPSLSSTITLTLKITDVNDNAPLFEKSAYEASVVENNSPGLSVFTVRAVDADWKQNARVSYILDDSMINGVAVSSYVSVNAESGVIHAVRSFDYEQIKDFQFRVKAQDGGSPPLNSNVSVKIVIQDQNDNAPQILYPVQTSSSVMAEIVPRSADVGYLVTKVVAVDVDSGQNAWLSYKLIKATERALFEVGAQNGEIRTVRQVTDKDAVKQKLTVIVEDNGQPSRSATVNVNVAVADSFPEVLSEFTDFTHDKEYNDNLTFYLVLALAVVSFLFVVSLIAILSVKCYRWRRDQMFYKSNGQLPVIPYYPPLYADVGGTGTLQHVYNYEVCRTTDSRKSDLKYSRPSSQSIISLDTTGTLTLRNAQRDKLVMDDPDYQVSATGSIPSFL, from the coding sequence ATGGCACTGCAAGTCCTTTTGTTCCTGTCCGTCATTTTACTAGGATCAGTGCACGGACAGGTCAGCTACTCCATTGCCGAGGAGATGGCTAAAGGCTCTGTTGTCGGTAACATAGCGCAGGACTTGGGATTGGACCTGAAAAGACTGAAATCAGGTAAAGCTCGTGTTTTTACGGCGGATAGCACCGAATACATCGAGCTGAATAAAGACAGGGGAATGCTCCTGATCAAAGAGAGAATAGACCGAGAGGCATTATGCGCACAGACTACGCCTTGCGCTCTTCACTTTGAGATAATTCTGGAAAATCCAATGGAGTTATACAGGGTAACAGTAGAGATTACCGATGTAAATGATAATGCACCAGCATTTAAAAATAGCGAGAAACGGTTTGAAATAAGTGAGTCAGCAGTGGTAGGATCAAAATTTGTATTGGACAAAGCGATGGATCTCGACATTGGTATCAACGGTCTTCAAAGCTATACATTAAAACCAACAGATAACTTTGCATTGAAACTACATAATCAAGCGGATGGTAGTAAAAAGGTAGAAATGATTTTAAAGAGGCCACTAGATCGCGAGAAAGAAGAGAATATATCGCTTCTTCTGACTGCTATAGATGGCGGCGAACCTCTTATGTCGGGCACAGTTCAGATATACATCACTGTGTTAGACGTTAATGACAATGCTCCTGTTTTTACAAAGCCTGTCTATAAGAGCGTAATACCTGAAGATTCAAAAAAAGGAACATTGGTTACGTCGATCAGTGCGTCCGATGCAGATAAAGGAAGCAACGGACAAGTTAGTTATTTGATTTCAAATAGTCTCGATGGTGTATCTGATTTATTTCATATAGAGGAAAATGGGGACATAGTTTTAATGGGGCAGGTAGATTACGAAACAGCCAAATATTATCAGATTGATATAGAAGCAGTAGATAAAGGTGGATTGTCTGACTCGAGTAAAATAATAGTGGATATAACTGACGTCAATGATAACAGCCCTGTTATTACTGTTGTATCGCAGTCCATTTCAGTAAATGAGGATTCTCCTATAAGCACAGTGACCGCAATGATTCGTGTGAATGATCCGGATTCTGATAAGAATGGCGAGGTGCACTGTGGGATTAATGATAACATTCCCTATGCCATCAAGTCAACATCAAATGGTTTCTACAGTATTGTTACTGACAGTGCACTGGACCGCGAAACAGACTCCGAGTATAATATTACCGTGACGTGTTCTGATGAAGGTGTTCCGTCGCTATCCAGCACTATCACTCTCACCTTAAAGATTACAGATGTGAATGATAACGCACCTCTGTTTGAAAAGAGCGCTTATGAGGCATCTGTTGTTGAAAACAACTCCCCAGGCCTCTCTGTATTTACAGTCAGGGCCGTAGACGCAGACTGGAAGCAGAATGCCCGTGTCTCCTATATACTGGATGACAGCATGATTAACGGAGTAGCTGTCTCTTCGTATGTGTCAGTCAATGCTGAGAGTGGAGTCATACACGCAGTGCGTTCTTTTGATTACGAGCAGATAAAAGACTTTCAGTTCCGTGTGAAGGCCCAAGATGGAGGCTCACCTCCGTTAAATAGCAATGTTAGCGTTAAAATAGTCATCCAAGATCAAAATGACAACGCACCTCAGATTCTTTATCCAGTGCAGACAAGTAGTTCTGTGATGGCCGAAATCGTGCCTCGGTCAGCAGATGTCGGCTATCTAGTCACTAAAGTAGTGGCTGTGGATGTAGACTCTGGACAGAATGCCTGGCTCTCGTATAAACTTATTAAAGCCACGGAAAGAGCTCTGTTTGAAGTAGGCGCTCAGAATGGAGAAATAAGGACTGTTCGCCAGGTGACTGACAAGGATGCAGTGAAGCAAAAACTAACAGTAATAGTTGAGGACAACGGACAGCCCTCTCGCTCAGCTACGGTCAACGTCAACGTGGCGGTTGCGGACAGTTTTCCTGAAGTGCTCTCGGAATTTACTGACTTTACGCACGATAAGGAATACAATGACAACCTTACATTCTATCTTGTTTTGGCGCTGGCTGTGGTATCTTTCCTCTTCGTTGTCTCTCTTATAGCCATACTGTCAGTCAAATGCTACAGATGGAGACGCGACCAGATGTTTTACAAATCAAATGGACAGCTTCCAGTAatcccatactacccacccctttACGCAGACGTTGGGGGCACAGGTACATTGCAACACGTGTACAACTATGAGGTGTGTCGCACCACTGACTCCAGAAAAAGTGATCTGAAATACAGCAGACCCTCTAGTCAGAGCATCATTAGTCTGGATACTACTGGAACTCTGACTCTACGGAATGCGCAGAGAGACAAACTGGTCATGGACGACCCAGACTATCAGGTGAGCGCAACAGGCAGTATTCCTTCATTTCtctag
- the LOC134069393 gene encoding protocadherin gamma-A7-like, translating into MSVISLRSVSGQVSYSIAEEMAKGSVVGNIAQDLGLDLKRLKSGKARIYTTDSTEYIELNRDRGILVIKERIDREALCAQTTPCALHFQIILENPMELYRVTIVIQDQNDNAPQILYPVQTSSSVMAEIVPRSADVGYLVTKVVAVDVDSGQNAWLSYKLVKATERALFEVGAQNGEIRTVRQVTDKDAVKQKLTVIVEDNGQPSRSATVNVNVAVADSFPEVLSEFTDFTHDKEYNDNLTFYLVLALAVVSFLFVVSLIAILSVKCYRWRRDQMFYKSNGQLPVIPYYPPLYADVGGTGTLQHVYNYEVCRTTDSRKSDLKYSRPSSQSIISLDTTGTLTLRNAQRDKLVMEDRDDQVS; encoded by the exons ATGTCGGTCATCTCACTACGCTCAGTGTCCGGACAAGTCAGCTACTCGATTGCTGAGGAGATGGCTAAAGGCTCTGTTGTCGGTAACATAGCGCAGGACTTGGGATTGGACCTGAAAAGACTGAAATCAGGTAAAGCTCGTATTTATACGACAGATAGCACCGAATACATCGAGCTGAATAGAGACAGAGGAATTCTCGTCATCAAAGAGAGAATAGACCGAGAGGCATTGTGCGCACAGACTACGCCTTGCGCTCTTCACTTTCAGATCATTCTGGAAAATCCAATGGAGTTATATAGAGTAAC AATAGTCATCCAAGATCAAAATGACAACGCACCTCAGATTCTTTATCCAGTGCAGACAAGTAGTTCTGTTATGGCCGAAATCGTGCCTCGGTCAGCAGATGTCGGCTACCTAGTCACTAAAGTAGTGGCTGTGGATGTAGACTCTGGACAGAATGCCTGGCTCTCGTATAAACTTGTTAAAGCCACGGAAAGAGCTCTGTTTGAAGTAGGCGCTCAGAATGGAGAAATAAGGACTGTTCGCCAGGTGACTGACAAGGATGCAGTGAAGCAAAAACTAACAGTAATAGTTGAGGACAACGGACAGCCCTCTCGCTCAGCTACGGTCAACGTCAACGTGGCGGTTGCGGACAGTTTTCCTGAAGTGCTCTCGGAATTTACTGACTTTACGCACGATAAGGAATACAATGACAACCTTACATTCTATCTTGTTTTGGCGCTGGCTGTGGTATCTTTCCTCTTCGTTGTCTCTCTTATAGCCATACTGTCAGTCAAATGCTACAGATGGAGACGCGACCAGATGTTTTACAAATCAAATGGACAGCTTCCAGTAatcccatactacccacccctttACGCAGACGTTGGGGGCACAGGTACATTGCAACACGTGTACAACTATGAGGTGTGTCGCACCACTGACTCGAGAAAAAGTGATCTGAAATACAGCAGACCCTCTAGTCAGAGCATCATTAGTCTGGATACTACTGGAACTCTGACTCTACGGAATGCGCAGAGAGACAAACTGGTCATGGAAGACCGAGACGACCAGGTGAGCTGA
- the LOC134069395 gene encoding protocadherin beta-16-like: MARQVVWFLLLLSLSSVLAQVSYTIPEEMAKGSLVGNIAMDLGLDVKRLVSGRARIFTGDSVEYIELIKERGVLLIKDRIDRETLCGQTTPCALHFQIILENPIEFFRVTVEITDINDNAPVFKKDELKFEISEIAAVGSRFSLERAVDPDVGINSLQSYTLKPTEHFSLKLNSQADGSKKVEMVLQKPLDREKQEKMSLLLTALDGGEPQMSGTVQIHVTVLDANDNRPIFSQSIYKVSIPENSPVGTLLTVVTAVDSDKDANGFVSYSISSSTDGVIELVTINEENGEIRLVGQLDYEKAKHYQIDVDAKDHGGLSDSSKLVIDILDVNDNKPLINVMSTSKAVPENSAPDTVIAIMSVQDPDSERNGQVQCSIDDNIPFVIRSTSNGFYSVVTENDLDRETESSYNITVVCSDNGEPSLMNSHTLSLQVSDVNDNAPVFEKSSYEAFVMENNSPGLSVFTVKAIDADWNQNARISYMLEDSSINGVSVSSYVSVNAESGVIHAVRSFDYEQRKEFVFRIKAQDGGSPPLSSNATVKILVQDQNDNAPQVLYPVQTSASAIAEIVPRSADVGYLVTKVVAVDVDSGQNAWLSYKLLKATDRALFEVGAQNGEIRTVRQVTDKDVVKQKLTVVVEDNGQPSRSATVNVNVAVADSFPEVLSEFSDFTHDKEYNDSLTFYLVLALAVVSFLFIVSIIAILSVKCYRWRRERMFYKSNGNLPVIPYYPPLYADAGGTGTVQRVYNYELYRTTDSRKSDMKYGGQSTLDTSGSQTLPHMQRDRMSIEDLNDQVGQYGL; this comes from the exons ATGGCACGGCAAGTAGTCTGGTTTCTGTTGCTCTTGTCTCTTAGCTCTGTGCTGGCGCAGGTCAGTTACACAATTCCAGAGGAGATGGCTAAAGGCTCTTTAGTTGGTAATATAGCGATGGATTTGGGGTTAGACGTGAAAAGACTCGTTTCAGGCAGAGCTCGTATATTCACCGGGGATAGCGTCGAGTATATTGAGCTCATTAAAGAAAGGGGTGTCCTCTTGATCAAGGATAGAATAGACAGAGAAACGTTATGTGGCCAGACGACGCCCTGTGCTTTACATTTTCAGATTATTCTGGAAAATCCAATCGAATTCTTCCGTGTTACTGTTGAGATAACTGATATAAACGACAATGCTCCTGTTTTTAAAAAGGACGAACTTAAATTTGAAATAAGTGAAATAGCGGCAGTAGGGTCGAGATTTAGCCTGGAGAGAGCTGTAGATCCAGACGTCGGTATAAATAGCCTTCAAAGCTATACTCTGAAACCGACAGAACATTTCAGTTTGAAATTAAATAGCCAAGCAGATGGGAGTAAAAAGGTTGAAATGGTTTTACAGAAACCTCTTGATAGGGAAAAACAAGAGAAGATGTCTTTGTTATTAACTGCGTTGGATGGGGGTGAACCGCAGATGTCGGGTACAGTGCAGATTCATGTCACGGTGCTAGACGCAAACGACAACAGACCTATTTTCTCCCAGTCTATATATAAAGTAAGTATACCTGAGAATTCGCCAGTGGGAACGTTGTTGACAGTCGTCACGGCAGTGGACAGTGACAAAGACGCCAACGGCTTTGTGTCCTACTCCATTTCAAGCAGTACTGATGGAGTAATTGAACTTGTGACTATAAATGAGGAGAATGGAGAAATACGTTTAGTTGGACAACTGGACTACGAAAAAGCCAAACATTACCAGATCGATGTTGACGCCAAAGACCATGGTGGTCTTTCCGATTCCAGTAAACTCGTTATTGATATACTGGATGTGAACGATAATAAACCACTGATTAACGTCATGTCAACATCCAAGGCAGTGCCTGAAAATTCAGCACCAGATACTGTTATAGCTATTATGAGTGTCCAAGACCCAGATTCAGAGAGAAATGGGCAGGTTCAGTGCAGTATTGACGATAACATTCCATTTGTAATTAGATCGACATCAAATGGATTTTATAGTGTAGTTACTGAGAATGATTTGGATCGAGAGACAGAGTCATCGTATAATATTACTGTAGTATGTTCTGATAATGGAGAGCCGTCTCTCATGAACAGCCACACTCTATCTTTACAAGTATCAGACGTAAATGATAACGCACCGGTGTTTGAGAAGAGCTCCTATGAGGCTTTCGTTATGGAAAACAACTCTCCGGGCCTCTCTGTATTCACAGTAAAAGCCATAGACGCAGACTGGAACCAAAATGCTAGAATATCCTACATGCTAGAAGATTCCTCGATCAATGGCGTATCTGTCTCTTCATACGTATCCGTTAATGCTGAGAGCGGAGTTATCCATGCGGTTCGCTCTTTTGACTATGAACAGAGAAAGGAATTTGTATTTCGCATTAAAGCGCAAGACGGGGGCTCCCCTCCTCTCAGTAGCAATGCTACTGTTAAAATATTGGTGCAAGATCAGAACGATAACGCACCGCAGGTTTTATACCCGGTACAGACTAGTGCTTCGGCCATTGCTGAAATTGTTCCCCGTTCAGCAGATGTTGGCTATCTCGTCACAAAAGTTGTTGCTGTTGATGTGGACTCAGGTCAAAATGCCTGGCTGTCTTATAAACTCTTGAAGGCAACAGACAGGGCGCTGTTTGAAGTTGGTGCACAAAATGGAGAAATTAGAACTGTAAGACAAGTCACAGATAAAGATGTTGTGAAGCAAAAGCTCACTGTTGTAGTGGAAGACAATGGCCAGCCGTCTCGTTCAGCAACCGTGAATGTTAACGTAGCAGTGGCCGACAGCTTCCCCGAAGTGCTCTCGGAGTTCAGCGACTTTACGCACGACAAGGAGTACAATGACAGCCTGACATTTTACCTGGTCTTGGCCCTGGCTGTAGTTTCATTCCTCTTCATTGTGTCCATCATAGCCATATTGTCAGTGAAATGCTACAGATGGAGACGTGAGAGAATGTTTTATAAATCCAACGGAAATCTCCCAGTCATTCCGTATTACCCACCTCTTTACGCGGACGCGGGTGGCACAGGAACAGTGCAACGTGTTTACAATTACGAGCTGTACAGAACAACTGACTCGAGAAAGAGTGACATGAAATATGGAGGTCAAAGCACTTTGGACACGAGTGGATCACAAACACTTCCTCATatgcagagagacagaatgagcaTTGAAGACTTAAATGACCAG GTGGGTCAGTATGGACTGTAG
- the LOC134069396 gene encoding protocadherin gamma-A11-like: MALQVLVFIVHVISLVRGQVSYSIPEEMPKGSVVGNIAQDLGLDLKRLKSGNGRIYTGDSATYIELNKERGVLLVKERIDREAICKQITPCALHLQIILEDPIELYSVNVEITDINDNAPVFKTNEMKFEIIESLLIGARFDLERAIDNDVGVNGLQSYLLNPTDNFALKSSGKSSKNVEMVLQKSLDREKQPQIALTLSAMDGGDPQMTGTMQILITVLDANDNAPICSQSLYKASVEENSPKGTVLATVRASDADEGLHGLIQYSIANAVDGASELFEINDHNGVLSVSGNIDFEIMHAYEFDVRVTDHGGHSDTCKVIIDIIDNNDNKPVINIMSKSKEISENSKLGTVIAAINVQDADSGDNGNIRCSLLDADLPFTLRSESNSFFSLVTDNEIDRERQSEYNVTVLCSDEGVPSLSSSVTLSLMISDVNDNAPEFEKSAYEAAIVENNKPGLSIFAVKATDADWKQNARISYMLEDSMINGVSVSSFVSVSADSGVIHAVRSFDFEQLKDFNFRVKAQDGGSPPLSSNVSVKIIIQDQNDNAPQILYPVKTSGSLVTELVPRSADVGYLVTKVVAVDVDSGQNAWLSYKLQKGTDRALFDVGAQNGEIRTIRQVTDKDAVKQKLAVVVEDNGQPPRSATVNVNVALADSFPEVLSEFTDFTHKEYNDNLTFYLVMALAVVSFLFIVSIIAILSVKCYRWRREQMFYKSNGNLPVIPYYPPLYADTVGTGTLQHVYNYEVCRTTDSRKSDQKYGRSCSQSIISLDPAGTLPHAQKGVASADFDEQVRKP, from the coding sequence ATGGCACTGCAAGTATTGGTATTTATTGTCCATGTTATCAGTTTAGTGAGAGGGCAAGTCAGTTACTCTATTCCAGAGGAAATGCCAAAAGGCTCTGTTGTCGGAAACATAGCCCAGGATCTGGGTTTAGATTTGAAACGACTTAAATCGGGTAATGGGCGTATATATACTGGAGATAGTGCGACATACATCGAActgaataaagagagaggggtctTGCTTGTAAAAGAGAGAATAGACCGTGAAGCGATTTGTAAGCAGATCACTCCGTGTGCTTTGCATTTACAGATTATTTTAGAGGACCCTATTGAATTGTACAGTGTTAATGTAGAGATTACCGATATAAACGACAATGCACCTGTTTTTAAAacgaatgaaatgaaatttgaAATAATTGAATCCTTGCTTATTGGTGCGAGGTTTGATTTAGAGAGAGCCATTGATAATGATGTTGGCGTCAATGGTCTTCAGAGCTATTTGCTTAATCCAACTGATAACTTCGCCTTGAAATCGTCAGGTAAATCTAGTAAAAACGTCGAAATGGTTTTACAAAAATCGCTGGATCGAGAGAAACAGCCACAAATAGCACTGACATTGTCTGCTATGGATGGAGGCGACCCACAAATGACAGGCACAATGCAGATACTGATTACAGTGTTGGATGCAAATGATAATGCCCCTATATGTTCGCAGTCGCTGTATAAAGCAAGCGTGGAAGAAAATTCACCCAAGGGCACGGTTTTAGCTACAGTAAGAGCATCGGATGCTGATGAAGGATTACATGGCTTAATTCAGTATTCCATTGCTAATGCTGTGGATGGGGCATCGGAGCTCTTTGAGATAAATGATCACAATGGTGTTCTGTCTGTATCTGGAAATATAGATTTTGAAATAATGCATGCGTATGAGTTTGATGTTCGTGTCACAGATCATGGAGGCCATTCTGATACGTGTAAAGTCATCATAGATATAATTGATAACAATGACAATAAACCCGTTATCAACATAATGTCAAAATCTAAAGAGATAAGCGAGAATTCTAAATTGGGCACTGTTATAGCTGCAATAAATGTCCAAGATGCAGATTCAGGTGATAATGGAAACATTCGCTGTTCTTTACTCGATGCAGATCTTCCATTTACACTTAGATCTGAATCTAACAGCTTTTTCAGTTTAGTTACCGATAATgaaatagacagagaaagacaatcAGAGTATAACGTCACTGTGCTTTGCTCTGATGAGGGAGTCCCTTCGCTCTCCAGCAGCGTCACTCTCTCCCTAATGATATCAGATGTCAATGACAACGCGCCTGAGTTTGAAAAAAGCGCATACGAAGCCGCAATAGTTGAAAACAACAAACCTGGACTGTCTATTTTCGCAGTAAAAGCCACAGATGCAGATTGGAAGCAGAATGCGCGAATTTCCTATATGCTGGAGGACTCCATGATCAACGGGGTGTCTGTGTCCTCGTTCGTGTCTGTCAGTGCTGATAGCGGAGTCATCCATGCAGTGCGCTCTTTTGATTTCGAGCAATTAAAGGATTTTAATTTCCGTGTAAAGGCGCAAGATGGCGGCTCTCCTCCATTAAGTAGCAATGTCAGTGTTAAAATAATAATCCAAGACCAGAATGACAATGCACCTCAAATTCTCTATCCAGTAAAAACGAGTGGGTCTCTTGTCACTGAACTAGTGCCTCGTTCAGCAGATGTCGGCTATTTGGTGACTAAAGTAGTGGCTGTTGATGTGGATTCGGGTCAGAATGCTTGGCTCTCATATAAACTACAGAAAGGGACAGACAGAGCTCTCTTTGATGTTGGTGCTCAGAATGGAGAAATAAGAACTATTCGCCAAGTCACTGATAAAGATGCTGTGAAACAAAAGCTCGCTGTTGTTGTGGAGGACAACGGACAGCCCCCTCGCTCTGCTACAGTCAATGTGAATGTGGCTTTAGCGGACAGCTTTCCTGAAGTGCTCTCGGAGTTCACCGACTTTACGCACAAGGAATACAACGACAATCTGACTTTTTATTTAGTCATGGCCCTGGCTGttgtttcatttcttttcatCGTGTCCATCATAGCCATACTATCGGTGAAGTGCTACAGATGGAGACGTGAGCAGATGTTTTATAAATCCAATGGGAATCTACCGGTTATTCCGTATTACCCGCCTCTTTACGCAGACACAGTTGGCACAGGTACCCTGCAACACGTCTATAATTATGAAGTCTGCAGAACAACTGACTCCAGGAAAAGTGATCAGAAATATGGCAGATCCTGTAGCCAGAGCATCATTAGTCTGGACCCAGCTGGGACACTTCCTCATGCACAGAAAGGCGTAGCCTCGGCGGATTTTGACGAACAGGTGAGAAAACCATGA